Below is a window of Virgibacillus sp. NKC19-3 DNA.
AAGCTACCTCTTCATGGGTGGCATGCCTTGGCTTAATCTGTTGTAGTTCATCCATAAAATTTGAACGCTCAAGCAAATTTTTGACACGTCGCTTAGATTCCGGATTTTCCGCATGAATATCAGCCTGAACCCAACCACCTGACCTGATATTCAATGCCCCATTTCCGGTCTGATGCCAAAAATAACTTTCGTCACAAACGAAACCTGTTTTTGATGTCATGTTAATACCTCCATTAATTAATTAATAGAATTAAAGCTCTTTTTGATTGAATGACTCCAAATAAAATAATTGCTCCTTGTTCTATATACCTAAAGTGAGTTCTGAAACATCATAGCTTTCCCTGTTTACCATATATTTTTAAATTCTAATGGTAAATTATGATAGTTTAACGTTCTAATAGCTTCTAGCGATGCAAGTATACCCAATATTACGTCAAATAAACTAACGCTAAGTTGTGTATCTAAATGTGCAATAAGAAGCGGTGATTTATTCGTTTTTCTCTCTCTTCTACCGTATATATTCCCAAAATCGCCCACCCTAACTTTCAAATCTGATTCTGCCATCCACTTTTTAAATAATCTCGCATCTTCGTTTGAGAGTGCCAGTCTTTCGATTCATTATTATAATTATCCAAAAATTCTGGCCGTAATCGATCATATTTCTTGTCACCTGAAGTTTTTATATAAAAGTCGCAAGGACAACACTCCTACTAAAATTGAATTTATAAACCTAAATTGACAAAGAAGTATCCCCATACAACAACTGAAACCATCGTAACCACAACTGCAGTTACAACAATTTGCTTATATTGCTTTTTGATTTTTGCCAGGCCATTAGGTTTTTTCAAAAACTCATTAATGGTTTGTTCTGCCATATTAGTTTGTTTCATTTTATTGTAATATTCTAGCTCATATGAATTTGCCTTAGTCATAAAAGCTACAATAATTAAGGATCCAACGGAGAAACAAAGAGCAATCATAAGCTCATCAATTCCTTCAGGAACCGATAATTGCCCATTTCTTATAAGTTCTCCAAATAACACAAAAGTTGAAACACCTATTATCATACTTGTTAATGCTGCCTTTGAGTTCATTCGCTTCCATTCAAAAGAAGATACTATTGTTGGCAACCAACCTACTGCAAATATAGAACCTGCATAAATCGAAATCCAGTAAATAGCCGATGGTTGTAAAATGGAAATAATACAGATAATAACAGCAACAATAACTTGTCCTATACGAGCTGCCATAAGTCTTTGTTTTTCATCTAGGTTTTTTTCAAATATTTTCTCATATAGGTCACGCGAAAGTGCAAATCCAACTAACACAAACAAGGTAGATGCCGTCGACATAATAGATGCCATTAAAGCAGCAATCCCAATTCCAGCTACTACTGGTGGAGTATATTCCATGAACCCAACAACCATCGCATTATCTGTTGGTGTAATATTCGGCTCAAGAACTTGCATACCACCTGCTGCGATAAACACAATTAATTGCATAAAAGGGGCGAAAAACACACCAATTATTGCCGCTTTTAAGATAACAAAATCATTGTTCGCGGGAAATACACGAGAAACAAGCGCTGGTATACAAGTAAAAAATAAAATCCAAACTAAAAATTGTGAAATCGACCAGCCGATAGAGCGATTTTCTGTTCCAGCAATTGTCCAATAACCCGGTAATGTCTCTGATAAGCTTTTCATTTGATCAAACCCAGCTTCGCCTATAATAATCGGAGCAATGACCACAGAAATAGCCAACATTGTAAAAAACATTAAGGTATCAGTAATAACAACCCCATACATCCCACCAAATGCAGTAAATACAATTAACGCGAATGTAAATAATATAATTAGTAACTCAAAATTAATATTTGTCACTTTACTCAAGACCAGCCCTGCTCCTATAAACTGAGTGACTCCATATCCAATCAACCCAATAATCATAATCAGCGTAGCAACAACACTAACCCATTTATTATCAAATCTCTTTTCAAAATAATCCGGCATTGTTTTAACACCTAGAGCCTTCATTTTTCTTCCTACATAAATTACCGCGAGAAGAGTCCCTAGCCAGGCTCCAAATGAACCTAGCGCAGCAATCACTAATGGGCCTTCAGCATAGGATTGCCCTGCAATTCCTAACAATGTAGTCGCACTAAGATAAGTTGCGGCTAATGTGCCAACGATGAGAAGTGTAGACCCCTTTTCTCCCATCACATAAAAGTCATCACTACTTTTTACAAAACGAGTTACGACCCCACCGACAACAACATAAAGTAATAAAATTATAACAAATATTGTTACAGCCATATAACACCCTCGCCTCTACTAATAATTCTTAACTTGAACTTTGATGTTTGTCACTCCTATCCAATTCTTTAACTTTTTCCTCCTCTTGTTCTGCTTTTCGGATTACAGGAAGATACTGTTTTCGAAGAATAACAATAACAACTATTGATGAAATTACGGTTACTAAAGTTGCATTTATAAATAAGATTAGCACTTCAACGTTCATAGCAGTTCACCACCATTATTTACTAATCACTTTTCAAATCTGATTTCAAATTATCACCAATCATTTTACCGTTCTGTCAATGTATATATAAATTTAATTACCTTAAACTAGATTAAATTTTCAAGTAAGCTTATTTAGACATCTATTTAAGGGCATGTAAGTTATATTAAATGTTTGATTATAGTTTTTTGCGAAATGAATAACACCATTTATCGTAACCTAATTCTTTTTCATAAAGGCGGTGTGCTTCCGTTCTTATGATACCAGATTCTAAGGCTACATACTTGGCTTCATGTAACTTAGCCCAATCATCAATAAAATTCAATAATTTAGTTCCATACCCTTGTGAACGGTATTGCATATCAGTAACCAGATCAAACACAAATACATGCTTTCTATTATAAAAATTCACCTTAAGTACAAATCCAGCAATAGAGATAAATTCACTTTCCTTAACAATTGAAAATAATTTGTAGCCGTCACTGCGCATATCTTCGAGTAGTTCTAAAAAACTATTTTCTGTTAAATCGGTTCGCAATTGATTGATTAAGGGAAATACTTTTAAAAATTGTTGTTGTTCTGTCAACTCAACTATCTGTTCAGTTGGTTCACTCATTAACTTTCTCCTCCCTAAAGGGGTTCTTTATAATAATAAACTTTACAACCCAACCGACAAATACTTCGTCTCTAAATAAGGTTCTATTCCCTCAACACCACCTTCACGTCCAAGCCCGCTTTCCTTCATTCCCCCAAAAGGAGCATGGGCAGCAGATGGTGCTCCGTCATTCCAACCAATAACACCAAAATCTAAATAGTCGTGTAAGTAAGCTCCTACCTTATAATTATTTGTAAAGAAATATGCTGCTAGACCAAAGGGCGTACTATTTGCAATCTCTACCGCTTTATCAATTTCCTTAAATAGGGTAATTGGAATTACTGGACCAAACGTCTCCTCATGCATGATTTTCATACCCACATCCACATTTTGTAATACGGTTGGATATACGAAGAAATAACCTTGTTCCTTATCCGCATGATATTGGTTTCCACAAAGAACCTCCGCACCTTGATCGATGGCGTCATTGATTTGAGAAACAATTTTATCATACCCTTTTTCGTTGATGACTGGCCCTACCTGTGTATCTTTTTCTAACCCATTACCTACTTTTAATCTTTTGACTTTTTCTGTTAATTTTTTAGCAAATTCTTCTGCAATACTGTCATGGACAATTACACGATTGGCGCAAATACAGGTCTGCCCGGCGTTTCTAAATTTCGAAGCGATTGTCTGATCTACGGCAACGTCAATGTCTGCATCTGCTGCTACAATTAGTGGAGCATGGCCTCCCAATTCCATCGAGACATGCTTAACGGTATCGGCACTATTTTTGATTAATGATTTTCCGACAGGAGTCGAACCGGTAAACGTAATCTTACGGACAAAATCACTAGCTGTAAATAGAGGACCAACATCGCTCCCCCTTCCATTTACTACCTGTACTGCAGATTCGGGAATTCCAACTTCATAAGCAAGCTCAATGAATTTCATTGTTGTTAATGGCGTTTCTTCTGCTGGTTTAACGATAAATGTACAGCCTGCGGCCAAAGCTGGCGCAGCCTTTCTCGTCATCATCGCCGCGGGAAAGTTCCATGGTGTAATCGCCGCAACGAGTCCCACCGGTTGCTTGCTAACAATGATTCGTTTGGTTTCCGAAGCAGCTGGAATGGTACGTCCATATAAGCGTTTGGCCTCTTCCGCATACCAATCTATATAACTGGTGGCGTAATTAACTTCACCCAGTGATTCTTGGATGGGTTTGCCACTTTCCAGCGTCATCACTTCTGCAATTGTCTCTTTATTGTTTTGTATCTTTTCGGACCAGGCTTTTAGTAATCGAGAGCGCTCATGCGCATTCACTTTTCGCCATTCTTGGAAATATTCATGTCCTCGCTTTAATGCTTGATGAATCTCTTCTTCGGTATCAGCTGGAATTTCCCGTATGAGCTCACCTGTTGCAGGGTTTGTTACTTGAATTGATTTCGTCATTGGTTTGCCTCTCCTTTACAAATAAACTATTTTATGCAATTTTATAATTCAAATGCCTCTTCCAATATAGATAATCCTTTCTCCAACTCCACATCTGTAATGACTAACGGTGCCAGAAAACGAATCACATTTCCGTTTACGCCTGCAGATAGAAGCAGGAGCCCGTTTTCATTTGCATAACTTGTTATGGCACCCGTTCTCGCTTTGTCTGGAGACTTATTCACCCGGTTTTCGACAATTTCAACCGCAACCATAGACCCTAGCCGACGAATATCACCAACATAATCATGTTTATTAGCCAACTCTGTTAATTTAGCTTCTATTTTTTGCCCTAGTACTTCTGATTTCGCTACTAAATCTTCTTCTTCGATCACATCAATAACAGCTAGAGCAGCAGCACATGCTACCGGGTTTCCAGCAAAGGTTCCTCCTAATTCCCCGGGAGCAGCTGCATCTAATATTTCCGTTCTGCCCACCACACCACTTAGAGGCAATCCGGCTGCTAGCGATTTCGAAACGGTCATGAGATCTGGAACAACGTCAAAATGTTCGATTCCAAATAATTTTCCTGTTCGGCCAAAGCCTGTTTGTATCTCATCAGCAACAAAAACAATACCATGTTGCACGCAGAAATCACGTACAAATTGTACGAACTTTTTAGGCGGAATAATAAATCCTCCTTCCCCTTGAATAGGCTCCATGACAACGCATGCAACATTTTCCGGCGCTACGGTCGCTGTGAAAAATGCTTTGAATTGCTCAATCGTCTCATCCACGTAAGCTTCCTCAGATAACGCTTCAGGCTTATGATAGAGATAGGGAAATGGTGCCTGATACACTTCCGGGGCAAATGGTCCAAATCCGAATTTATATGGTTTCACTTTACTTGTCATACTCATGGTCATATTCGTTCTACCATGAAAACCACGAACAAAGGAAACCACTGCTTGCCTACCCGTATATTTGCGGGAAGCTTTGATTGCATTCTCCACTGCTTCTGCACCTGAATTAAGTAAGAGGGTTTGTTTGTCAAAAAGACCTGGGGTGATTTGGCATAATTTCTCAGCTAAATGAATATAACCCTCATACATCATCACATTAAAACCAGGGTGCAAAAACTTCTCCACTTGTTGCTGGACTGCTTTTGTCACTTTTGGATGACTGTGCCCAACATTCAAGACACCAATCGCCCCGGCGAAGTCAATCCATTCATACTGATCCACATCCGTAATCGTAGCCCCTAAGGCATGATCAGCGATGGCTAAATTACCATTGTTTACACCACGCGGCACATATTTTTTTCGTTTATTTTGTAAAATTTCATTTGTTAGCGTTGTCATTATTTAGCTCCTTCTTTAAAAATATATAGACTAGTATGACAATAAATTGGTATAATGAAAAGCACCAGATTACAAATAATGATGGTACCAGAAAGAAGATGATCGAAAATGATCTTTTTTAAAGTAAATAAAAACAATAAATCAACCCATATCTATCAACAGATCTATCATGAATTGAAACAAGGTATATTAGAACAAAGAATACCTGCAAATGAAAAATTGCCAGCAAAAAGAAAATTAGCTCAGACATTGGATGTCAGTATTAATTCTGTGACAAATGCCTATGAACAGTTGATTGAAGAGGGCTATATTTATCCCATGGAAAGAAAAGGGTACTTCGTTGAAAACATTACCCAATTTAACCATCATAATGACACGGGTAATTTGAAGATTTCAAATGACTTGAAGGAAAAGGAGCTGAATAGAGAAGGATGGATCTCCCTATCCCATATGACCGCTGATATTTCGATGTTTCCTTTTAAAGAATGGGTGAAAAGTCAAAACAAGGCAATAAAAAATCATAAAGAGGAGCTATCAGAGATTTCTCATCCCCAAGGCCCATATTTGGTAAGACAGACGATTGCGCACATGATCGCAGTAACTCGTGGCGTAGTATGTGAAGCCGAACAAATTGTTATTGGTACGGGAACTCAACCCTTAGTTCGACAGTTAATGCAAATGCAAAAAAACAATACAAAAATAGCCGTAGAAAACCCTGGATATTCTCGTATTTATACCTTACTAAAAGATATGCAATTTGATGTGTCTGCCGTACCATTGGATAAAAAAGGGGTAAAAGTAGATTCGATTGAATCCATCAATCCGGATTTTTTATTCATTACACCGTCCCACCAATTTCCAACTGGAATCATTATGCCAATTTCCCGGCGTATTGAACTTTTAAATTGGGCTGCACTTTCGCAGAATAGCTATATTATTGAGGATGATTATGACAGCGAATTTAAATATGGCACGGACAATATTCCATCATTACAAAGTCTAGATCGCAATCAACGCGTCATCTATAGTGGAACCTTTTCCAAAACCCTATTACCTAGTTTACGCATCAGTTATGCCGTTTTACCTCCTGATTTACTAAGAGCATATCGTCGTCATTATGAGGACTGGATACAAGGCAGTAATTCACTTGGTCTATTTACATTACACTATTTTATCGACAGCGGAGAATACGCCAAACACATGAAACGAATGAACCATCATTATGAAATAAAAAGGAAAAATCTAATAAAGGAACTTCGACTACAATTTAAAGAAGCTATTCATATAAAAGACGTACCTGCTGGCCTTCATTTTCTCGCACAATTTAAAACCGAAAAAAGTTACGAAGAAATCGAAGCAAAAGCAAGGCAGGAAAAACTTGAAATCTATACACTACGACGGTTCATGCTAGACGATGAACCTGCAGAAACAAGTACCATTGAGTTGGTGATCGGATTTGCAAGTATAGGAAATGAAGAGATTGCTGAGGCGGTGGATCGATTGTACCGGGTTGTTAACTTTAGCTGAAGTCATATCTAGGAAGGCTTTAAGGGGTAAGGTTAATCACAAATTTTGGAAGGGCACCAAGAATGAACATGACATTCAAGAAGCAAGGGAACGGTTCCTTGTTTCCGTTCCCACCCGTCAATCATATTACCCTTACCGAAAAGCGATTAAGTTTCAAAAATAGTTTATTATATCTATAGTAAATACAAAGGAGTAAAGTAAAAAACAAACGTGATAGCAATTAATAAAACACCACTAATAATAAGTACATTCGGATACCTTTTTGTAATAGTTATTTCATTCGCATCCCCAAACGTATCAGGAATCTGTAATATTTTTTGGCGGAATTCTTTTTCTACTTCTGTAACATTCTCTGTTCGTGAAATGAATATTAAGGATCCTGTAGATAGTAGTACTCCAATTATTACAGGATGCAAATATATAGGTAATTCTGCTACCAATGTTTGGAATAATTCAGCTCCGACAACGCCAAGGAAGCCAAGTATGATACTCCAAAATGCTGCATTTTTGGTAACACTTTTTGAATAAATACTTGAGAATGCGATAGGTCCCCAAGATGCGGCAAATAACGTTGCAGCGAAATATCCTATCCACATAACTGCTGGTGGTTGCCAAAGTGTGATAAAGAAGATAACTGAACTAGAAACTAGCATCGTATTCCTACTAAATTTTAAAACCTTTTTGCTATTTTTTTCTTTATAAATAAATATATCATGAGCGACACTATTTCCAATAAGCTGTAAAAAAGTAGAACAAGACGATAAAATAGCTGCCATAATACCCACTAAAACAATGACCCCTAACCATGTAGGCATAAGGTTTATAGCTGACCATATAAATGCGTTTTCGGTTGGACTTATATTAGGATTCACCACGTTCACTGTAGCCATGCCAATATGGAGAAATAAGTAAATGACAAAAATGGAAATTGTAGCAATAACCCCGGAGCGAATAACAACGTGCTCACTTTTCGCCATTAAATACCTACTAGTTTGCCAAGGGCTTACAGCAACAACTACTCCCCACACTCCCCCTAATATAATAGCCCACGCCAGTGCTTCAGCAGGTGTATTAAAATTAGCACCCGCCCCGACCATCCCATGCCAGCTTAAAATACCTTCATGAGACTGCAAAGAAGCGGTTTCCATTATAGCATTTGGCCACCCCCCTGTTGCATTAATAATAA
It encodes the following:
- the gabT gene encoding 4-aminobutyrate--2-oxoglutarate transaminase, which gives rise to MMTTLTNEILQNKRKKYVPRGVNNGNLAIADHALGATITDVDQYEWIDFAGAIGVLNVGHSHPKVTKAVQQQVEKFLHPGFNVMMYEGYIHLAEKLCQITPGLFDKQTLLLNSGAEAVENAIKASRKYTGRQAVVSFVRGFHGRTNMTMSMTSKVKPYKFGFGPFAPEVYQAPFPYLYHKPEALSEEAYVDETIEQFKAFFTATVAPENVACVVMEPIQGEGGFIIPPKKFVQFVRDFCVQHGIVFVADEIQTGFGRTGKLFGIEHFDVVPDLMTVSKSLAAGLPLSGVVGRTEILDAAAPGELGGTFAGNPVACAAALAVIDVIEEEDLVAKSEVLGQKIEAKLTELANKHDYVGDIRRLGSMVAVEIVENRVNKSPDKARTGAITSYANENGLLLLSAGVNGNVIRFLAPLVITDVELEKGLSILEEAFEL
- a CDS encoding NAD-dependent succinate-semialdehyde dehydrogenase — encoded protein: MTKSIQVTNPATGELIREIPADTEEEIHQALKRGHEYFQEWRKVNAHERSRLLKAWSEKIQNNKETIAEVMTLESGKPIQESLGEVNYATSYIDWYAEEAKRLYGRTIPAASETKRIIVSKQPVGLVAAITPWNFPAAMMTRKAAPALAAGCTFIVKPAEETPLTTMKFIELAYEVGIPESAVQVVNGRGSDVGPLFTASDFVRKITFTGSTPVGKSLIKNSADTVKHVSMELGGHAPLIVAADADIDVAVDQTIASKFRNAGQTCICANRVIVHDSIAEEFAKKLTEKVKRLKVGNGLEKDTQVGPVINEKGYDKIVSQINDAIDQGAEVLCGNQYHADKEQGYFFVYPTVLQNVDVGMKIMHEETFGPVIPITLFKEIDKAVEIANSTPFGLAAYFFTNNYKVGAYLHDYLDFGVIGWNDGAPSAAHAPFGGMKESGLGREGGVEGIEPYLETKYLSVGL
- the gabR gene encoding MocR-like transcriptional regulator GabR, with product MIFFKVNKNNKSTHIYQQIYHELKQGILEQRIPANEKLPAKRKLAQTLDVSINSVTNAYEQLIEEGYIYPMERKGYFVENITQFNHHNDTGNLKISNDLKEKELNREGWISLSHMTADISMFPFKEWVKSQNKAIKNHKEELSEISHPQGPYLVRQTIAHMIAVTRGVVCEAEQIVIGTGTQPLVRQLMQMQKNNTKIAVENPGYSRIYTLLKDMQFDVSAVPLDKKGVKVDSIESINPDFLFITPSHQFPTGIIMPISRRIELLNWAALSQNSYIIEDDYDSEFKYGTDNIPSLQSLDRNQRVIYSGTFSKTLLPSLRISYAVLPPDLLRAYRRHYEDWIQGSNSLGLFTLHYFIDSGEYAKHMKRMNHHYEIKRKNLIKELRLQFKEAIHIKDVPAGLHFLAQFKTEKSYEEIEAKARQEKLEIYTLRRFMLDDEPAETSTIELVIGFASIGNEEIAEAVDRLYRVVNFS
- a CDS encoding sodium:solute symporter family protein, with the translated sequence MAVTIFVIILLLYVVVGGVVTRFVKSSDDFYVMGEKGSTLLIVGTLAATYLSATTLLGIAGQSYAEGPLVIAALGSFGAWLGTLLAVIYVGRKMKALGVKTMPDYFEKRFDNKWVSVVATLIMIIGLIGYGVTQFIGAGLVLSKVTNINFELLIILFTFALIVFTAFGGMYGVVITDTLMFFTMLAISVVIAPIIIGEAGFDQMKSLSETLPGYWTIAGTENRSIGWSISQFLVWILFFTCIPALVSRVFPANNDFVILKAAIIGVFFAPFMQLIVFIAAGGMQVLEPNITPTDNAMVVGFMEYTPPVVAGIGIAALMASIMSTASTLFVLVGFALSRDLYEKIFEKNLDEKQRLMAARIGQVIVAVIICIISILQPSAIYWISIYAGSIFAVGWLPTIVSSFEWKRMNSKAALTSMIIGVSTFVLFGELIRNGQLSVPEGIDELMIALCFSVGSLIIVAFMTKANSYELEYYNKMKQTNMAEQTINEFLKKPNGLAKIKKQYKQIVVTAVVVTMVSVVVWGYFFVNLGL
- a CDS encoding GNAT family N-acetyltransferase: MSEPTEQIVELTEQQQFLKVFPLINQLRTDLTENSFLELLEDMRSDGYKLFSIVKESEFISIAGFVLKVNFYNRKHVFVFDLVTDMQYRSQGYGTKLLNFIDDWAKLHEAKYVALESGIIRTEAHRLYEKELGYDKWCYSFRKKL
- a CDS encoding sodium:solute symporter family protein gives rise to the protein MAYLIGILIAFLVFILIGIILARKVTNVDDYYVSGRNAPTLLITGSLVASFLSSVTFMGEAGFSYEGYPIVQLTLVVFNASGYVIGAFFFGRYLRRSQALTVPEYFGKRFDSQKIRKAAAITTILGVSAYIVAVTQGGALLFSSVSGLSYGVSLIIIWVAYTSFTFLSGAKGVLVNDTIMFIIFLLATVIGVPFIINATGGWPNAIMETASLQSHEGILSWHGMVGAGANFNTPAEALAWAIILGGVWGVVVAVSPWQTSRYLMAKSEHVVIRSGVIATISIFVIYLFLHIGMATVNVVNPNISPTENAFIWSAINLMPTWLGVIVLVGIMAAILSSCSTFLQLIGNSVAHDIFIYKEKNSKKVLKFSRNTMLVSSSVIFFITLWQPPAVMWIGYFAATLFAASWGPIAFSSIYSKSVTKNAAFWSIILGFLGVVGAELFQTLVAELPIYLHPVIIGVLLSTGSLIFISRTENVTEVEKEFRQKILQIPDTFGDANEITITKRYPNVLIISGVLLIAITFVFYFTPLYLL